In one Streptomyces sp. NBC_01241 genomic region, the following are encoded:
- a CDS encoding sulfurtransferase, translating into MSRSDVLVDADWVEAHIEDPKIALVEVDEDTSAYEKNHIKNAIRIDWTKDLQDPVRRDFIDQAGFEKLLSEKGIGNDTTVVLYGGNNNWFASYAFWYFKLYGHQDVRLLDGGRKKWELDSRDLVDGDQIPSRPATAYKAQPQDESIRAYRDEVVAAIGNLNIVDVRSPDEFSGKLLAPAHLPQEQSQRPGHVPTSRNIPWSKNANDDGTFKSDDELKALYEDEQVDLSKDTIALCRIGERSALTWFVLHELLGQENVKNYDGSWTEYGSLVGVPIELGANK; encoded by the coding sequence ATGAGCCGCAGTGACGTCCTGGTAGACGCCGACTGGGTCGAGGCCCACATCGAGGACCCGAAGATCGCCCTCGTCGAGGTCGACGAGGACACCTCCGCGTACGAGAAGAACCACATCAAGAACGCGATCCGGATCGACTGGACCAAGGACCTCCAGGACCCGGTCCGCCGGGACTTCATCGACCAGGCGGGCTTCGAGAAGCTGCTGTCCGAGAAGGGCATCGGCAACGACACCACGGTCGTCCTGTACGGCGGCAACAACAACTGGTTCGCGTCCTACGCGTTCTGGTACTTCAAGCTCTACGGTCACCAGGACGTCCGCCTGCTCGACGGCGGCCGCAAGAAGTGGGAGCTCGACTCCCGCGACCTGGTCGACGGCGACCAGATCCCGTCCCGCCCGGCCACCGCGTACAAGGCCCAGCCGCAGGACGAGTCGATCCGTGCCTACCGCGACGAGGTCGTGGCAGCGATCGGCAATCTGAACATTGTCGACGTCCGGTCGCCCGACGAGTTCAGCGGCAAGCTGCTCGCCCCGGCGCACCTGCCGCAGGAGCAGTCGCAGCGTCCCGGCCATGTGCCGACCTCCCGCAACATCCCGTGGTCGAAGAACGCCAACGACGACGGCACCTTCAAGTCGGACGACGAGCTCAAGGCCCTCTACGAGGACGAGCAGGTCGACCTGTCGAAGGACACCATCGCCCTGTGCCGCATCGGCGAGCGCTCCGCGCTCACCTGGTTCGTGCTGCACGAGCTGCTCGGCCAGGAGAACGTCAAGAACTACGACGGTTCGTGGACCGAGTACGGCTCCCTCGTGGGCGTGCCGATCGAGCTCGGCGCCAACAAGTAA
- a CDS encoding DUF1416 domain-containing protein: MCGAKAGGPDASTIKPGETTIQGSVTRDGEPVTGYVRLLDSTGEFTAEVPTSATGQFRFYAAEGTWTVRALVPGGSADRTVVAQTGGLSEVAIAV; the protein is encoded by the coding sequence ATGTGTGGAGCAAAGGCCGGCGGCCCCGACGCTTCGACCATCAAGCCCGGTGAGACCACCATCCAGGGCAGCGTGACCCGCGACGGCGAGCCCGTCACCGGCTACGTGCGCCTGCTGGACTCGACCGGCGAGTTCACCGCGGAGGTCCCGACCTCGGCGACCGGACAGTTCCGCTTCTACGCGGCCGAGGGCACGTGGACGGTCCGCGCCCTCGTCCCGGGCGGCAGCGCCGACCGCACGGTCGTGGCGCAGACCGGTGGCCTCTCCGAGGTCGCCATCGCCGTCTAG
- a CDS encoding DUF3099 domain-containing protein, with translation MYARRRRGYFLMMGGCIVLFVSAWAVVRLWSMPAAIAMCLVAMVIPPVAAMIANRRGPEDRWWDDPSGDPKSDEWWDELDGKKRH, from the coding sequence ATGTACGCCCGGCGCCGTCGCGGCTATTTCCTGATGATGGGCGGCTGCATCGTCCTCTTCGTATCGGCCTGGGCAGTCGTCCGGCTGTGGTCGATGCCCGCCGCGATAGCGATGTGTCTCGTCGCCATGGTCATCCCGCCCGTCGCGGCCATGATCGCCAACCGCCGGGGCCCGGAGGACCGCTGGTGGGACGATCCGTCCGGCGACCCGAAGTCCGACGAGTGGTGGGACGAACTCGACGGCAAGAAACGGCACTAA
- a CDS encoding DsrE family protein encodes MPKKLVIKVTAGADSAERCSQAFTVAAVAVASGVEVSLWLTGESSWFALPGRAAEFELPHAAPLPDLIESIQAGGQITLCTQCAARRDITEQDVLEGVRIAGAQVFVSEIMAEGVQALVY; translated from the coding sequence ATGCCGAAGAAGCTCGTGATCAAGGTGACTGCCGGTGCCGACTCAGCCGAGCGCTGCTCGCAGGCGTTCACGGTGGCCGCGGTCGCCGTCGCCAGCGGCGTGGAGGTCTCCCTCTGGCTGACCGGGGAATCCTCCTGGTTCGCTCTGCCGGGCCGCGCCGCGGAGTTCGAACTGCCGCATGCCGCGCCACTGCCGGATCTGATCGAGTCGATCCAGGCGGGCGGGCAGATCACCCTCTGCACGCAGTGCGCGGCCCGGCGCGACATCACCGAGCAGGACGTCCTGGAGGGCGTACGGATCGCGGGCGCCCAGGTCTTCGTCAGCGAGATCATGGCCGAGGGCGTCCAAGCCCTCGTCTACTGA